In Candidatus Binataceae bacterium, the following proteins share a genomic window:
- a CDS encoding sulfurtransferase TusA family protein: MASALDLRGIKCPLNWAHAKVRLERMARGEVLELLIDDPRGVRDIPRAAEAEGYAVIEVAPLAATWRLRIEK; the protein is encoded by the coding sequence ATGGCGAGCGCGCTTGACCTGCGCGGGATCAAATGTCCGCTTAACTGGGCGCATGCGAAGGTGCGGCTCGAGCGGATGGCGCGGGGCGAGGTGCTTGAGTTGTTGATCGACGATCCGCGCGGCGTTCGCGATATCCCGCGCGCGGCTGAAGCGGAAGGCTATGCTGTAATCGAGGTCGCGCCGCTAGCGGCGACGTGGCGGCTGCGAATCGAGAAGTAG
- a CDS encoding DsbA family oxidoreductase, with the protein MSTKIEMFSDFICPFCYVGFATIRRLKPEFDLEIGWRGFQIHPEWPADGMPAADFRRDLSPEARRAIWTRIGQMADAAGIAMRPPEILTNSRLALEAAEFAIELGKGEAFEERVYRAYFNEGLNIGQQGVLAELASEVGIEAQAMNVALESNRYTLRLKNNAMIAHRRNVDGVPTFFIGEYPLVGAQSEDVMRQILGRYIGKLAAAK; encoded by the coding sequence ATGTCAACCAAAATCGAGATGTTCTCCGATTTCATCTGCCCGTTCTGTTACGTCGGCTTCGCGACGATTCGCCGGCTCAAGCCCGAATTTGATCTTGAGATCGGTTGGCGCGGCTTTCAGATTCATCCGGAGTGGCCGGCCGACGGGATGCCCGCGGCAGACTTTCGCCGCGACCTTAGCCCCGAGGCGCGCCGCGCGATCTGGACGCGAATCGGACAGATGGCCGACGCCGCCGGCATCGCGATGCGGCCGCCCGAAATTCTGACGAACTCGCGGCTCGCGCTCGAGGCCGCGGAGTTTGCGATCGAGCTTGGCAAGGGCGAGGCCTTCGAGGAGCGGGTCTATCGCGCCTACTTCAACGAGGGCCTCAATATCGGGCAACAAGGGGTGCTGGCGGAGCTCGCGTCGGAAGTGGGAATCGAGGCGCAGGCCATGAACGTCGCGCTGGAATCGAACCGTTATACGCTGCGGCTCAAGAACAACGCGATGATTGCGCATCGCCGCAACGTCGATGGCGTGCCGACCTTCTTTATCGGCGAGTATCCACTGGTCGGCGCGCAGAGCGAGGATGTGATGCGGCAGATACTTGGCCGCTACATCGGCAAGCTCGCCGCGGCGAAGTAG
- a CDS encoding circularly permuted type 2 ATP-grasp protein: MDAQATGSGLPNLKASALMRELPMDEMFEVGGRPRPECARVANYLLTLEAPRLAELGNHAHQMFQQMGVTFNHYGDADGAERIFPFDPVPRIIAASQWAQIEAGLIQRVRALNAFLADIYGEAAILHDGIVPRDLIIGSPQFRHAAASLQPHDRPFVTVAGIDLVRGADGRFLVLEDNARTPSGVSYVLQNRVIMLRLLPELLRALRVRSVEQYPADLLACLRELAPIGISDPVVAILTPGPYNSAFFEHLLLSQQMGVELVEGRDLVCAGHKLFMKTVYGLRRVHVLYRRVDDDYLDPVVFRADSLLGVAGLTATIRAGNVAIANAIGTGVADDKAVFAYTPAMIRYYLGEAPLLPIVETHLLRDPEPREHVLRNLDRFVIKPTGASGGYGVVIGPQASALELAQVRERIMRDPAAYIAQPMVQLSVHPTLAASGSGPPRLEPRHVDLRPFVLMGSKPRVLAGGLTRVALREGSLIVNSSQGGGSKDTWVLEDGCSVG; this comes from the coding sequence ATGGATGCTCAAGCGACTGGCAGCGGACTGCCGAATTTGAAGGCATCGGCGCTGATGCGCGAACTGCCGATGGACGAGATGTTCGAGGTTGGCGGCCGGCCGCGACCGGAATGCGCGCGGGTCGCGAACTATCTGCTGACGCTGGAGGCGCCGCGCCTGGCGGAACTCGGCAATCACGCCCATCAGATGTTTCAGCAGATGGGCGTGACCTTCAATCACTATGGCGACGCCGACGGCGCCGAACGGATTTTTCCCTTCGATCCGGTGCCGCGCATCATCGCAGCGTCGCAATGGGCGCAAATCGAAGCGGGATTGATTCAGCGGGTCCGCGCGCTCAACGCCTTTCTAGCCGACATCTATGGCGAGGCTGCGATTTTGCACGACGGGATTGTGCCGCGCGATCTGATCATCGGCTCACCGCAGTTTCGCCACGCCGCCGCGAGCCTGCAACCGCATGATCGGCCCTTCGTCACGGTGGCTGGAATCGATCTGGTGCGCGGCGCCGACGGCCGCTTCCTAGTGCTCGAAGATAATGCGCGCACGCCGTCAGGCGTTTCATATGTTTTGCAGAATCGCGTGATTATGCTGCGGCTCCTGCCTGAGCTGCTGCGCGCGCTACGTGTTCGCAGTGTCGAACAGTATCCAGCCGATCTGCTGGCCTGTCTGCGCGAGTTGGCGCCCATCGGCATCAGCGATCCGGTCGTCGCGATTCTGACCCCGGGCCCATACAATTCGGCTTTTTTCGAGCACCTCCTACTCTCGCAGCAGATGGGCGTCGAGCTGGTCGAGGGCCGCGATCTCGTCTGCGCCGGCCACAAGCTCTTCATGAAGACGGTGTACGGCCTGCGCCGCGTGCATGTGCTTTACCGGCGGGTGGACGACGACTACCTCGATCCTGTGGTCTTCCGCGCGGATTCCCTGCTCGGGGTGGCCGGGCTGACCGCGACGATTCGCGCCGGCAATGTCGCGATCGCCAACGCGATCGGCACCGGCGTCGCCGACGACAAAGCGGTGTTCGCCTACACGCCGGCGATGATTCGCTACTACCTCGGCGAAGCGCCGCTGCTGCCGATCGTCGAGACGCATCTGCTGCGCGATCCGGAACCGCGCGAACATGTGTTGCGCAATCTCGATCGTTTCGTGATCAAGCCGACCGGCGCTTCGGGCGGCTACGGCGTCGTAATCGGGCCGCAGGCCAGCGCGCTTGAGCTCGCGCAGGTGCGCGAACGGATCATGCGCGATCCCGCGGCCTATATCGCGCAGCCGATGGTGCAGTTGTCCGTCCATCCGACGCTCGCCGCCAGCGGCAGCGGGCCGCCCCGGCTCGAACCGCGCCATGTGGATTTGCGCCCGTTTGTCCTCATGGGCTCGAAGCCTCGGGTTCTGGCCGGCGGCCTCACGCGCGTCGCGCTGCGTGAGGGCTCGCTCATCGTCAACTCCTCGCAGGGCGGCGGCAGCAAGGACACCTGGGTGTTGGAAGACGGATGCTCCGTCGGATAG
- a CDS encoding alpha-E domain-containing protein — protein MLRRIADQLFWAARYLERAQWRARLVDVNYNLLLEVPPRDIDAWEPLLAITGEAESFNAHHNQADERTVVNFFALDPANPASIRSCIEAARTNLRSIRHQISSELWLEVNRLHLDAANWPADAFALGALNAFFATLRERFYTISGVVWNTMTRDIAYDFFELGTMLECADNVARLLDVKYHYLLPRLEDVGGAADIRQWAALLRSASSLEAFRRIYGNALRVDRVVDLLLFNGAIPRSARYCADRIAAALARIAALDSDGSAPQLGQERLIGWLADSSADIAITGGLHEFLLGFQSECAALATRIAAAYMPED, from the coding sequence ATGCTCCGTCGGATAGCCGATCAGCTCTTCTGGGCGGCTCGCTATCTCGAGCGCGCCCAATGGCGCGCCCGCCTGGTCGATGTCAACTACAACCTCTTGCTTGAGGTGCCGCCGCGCGACATCGACGCCTGGGAGCCGCTGCTCGCGATTACCGGCGAGGCCGAGAGCTTCAACGCGCATCACAATCAGGCCGACGAGCGCACAGTCGTCAATTTCTTCGCGCTCGACCCGGCGAATCCGGCCTCGATCCGCAGTTGTATCGAGGCCGCGCGGACCAACCTGCGTTCGATCCGCCATCAGATTTCTTCGGAGCTGTGGCTCGAGGTCAATCGACTGCATCTTGACGCGGCGAACTGGCCGGCCGACGCGTTCGCGCTCGGCGCGCTTAACGCCTTTTTTGCCACCCTGCGCGAGCGCTTCTACACAATCAGCGGCGTGGTGTGGAACACCATGACGCGCGATATCGCCTACGACTTTTTTGAGCTCGGCACGATGCTCGAGTGCGCGGACAACGTCGCCCGCCTGCTCGACGTCAAGTATCACTATCTGTTGCCGCGGCTCGAAGATGTCGGCGGCGCCGCGGACATCCGGCAGTGGGCGGCGCTCTTGCGCAGCGCCTCTTCCCTCGAAGCTTTCCGCAGGATCTATGGCAACGCCTTGCGGGTCGATCGGGTCGTCGATCTTCTACTCTTCAACGGCGCGATTCCGCGCTCGGCCCGCTATTGCGCCGATCGCATCGCCGCGGCGCTCGCGCGGATCGCCGCACTCGACTCCGACGGCAGCGCGCCGCAACTGGGCCAGGAGCGGCTTATCGGCTGGTTGGCCGATAGCTCTGCCGACATTGCGATCACCGGCGGCCTGCACGAATTCCTGCTGGGCTTTCAGAGCGAATGCGCGGCCCTTGCAACGCGAATCGCCGCAGCGTACATGCCTGAAGACTAG
- a CDS encoding transglutaminase family protein codes for MRFQIRHQTRFEYERPAFDSHNEIRLRPWDGPTQRCLNFELRTTPAAPIVAYEDFYGNHGHSVSVDDPHDALTIVAQSAVEINMPPPQTYPETPFSRFLGDDALHTNAFYEFLAQSRYIPFSERLRKFFWMGARPQGMEDVTEYVMRVVAYVRDQFEYETTRTHVHSSINDILKSGGGVCQDFAHLTIGLLRLAGVPARYVSGYLAPATQAPGAMLGGQASHAWLEAWLPGPGWSGFDPTHGCRTDERHLGMAIGRDYGDVPPIRGTYRSPGAKSIMRVELSIARADEPGSADGAATALKLCSSQQ; via the coding sequence ATGCGATTTCAGATCAGGCATCAGACGCGATTTGAATACGAGCGCCCGGCTTTCGATTCGCACAACGAAATCCGGCTGCGTCCATGGGACGGCCCGACGCAGCGCTGTCTCAACTTCGAGCTCCGGACCACGCCTGCCGCCCCGATCGTCGCGTACGAGGATTTCTACGGGAATCACGGGCATTCCGTCTCTGTCGACGATCCGCATGACGCGCTGACGATCGTCGCGCAATCGGCGGTCGAGATTAACATGCCGCCGCCGCAGACTTATCCCGAAACCCCCTTCTCACGTTTCCTCGGTGACGACGCCCTCCACACTAACGCCTTTTATGAGTTTCTGGCGCAGAGCCGCTACATCCCTTTCAGCGAGCGGCTGCGCAAGTTCTTCTGGATGGGCGCACGGCCTCAGGGCATGGAGGATGTCACTGAATACGTGATGCGAGTGGTGGCGTACGTGCGTGACCAGTTCGAATATGAAACCACCCGCACCCATGTGCATTCGAGCATTAACGACATCCTCAAGTCGGGCGGCGGCGTCTGTCAGGACTTCGCCCATCTGACGATCGGGTTGCTGCGGCTGGCGGGTGTGCCCGCGCGTTATGTTTCGGGCTATCTCGCGCCTGCGACTCAAGCGCCGGGCGCGATGCTCGGTGGTCAGGCGAGTCATGCGTGGCTCGAAGCCTGGCTGCCCGGACCGGGCTGGAGCGGCTTCGACCCGACCCATGGATGCCGGACCGACGAGCGTCATCTCGGGATGGCGATCGGGCGCGACTATGGCGACGTCCCGCCGATTCGCGGCACCTATCGGAGTCCCGGAGCTAAATCGATCATGCGGGTCGAGCTGAGTATCGCGCGCGCCGACGAACCGGGTTCGGCAGACGGCGCCGCGACTGCGCTCAAGCTCTGCAGCTCGCAACAGTAG